The Bubalus bubalis isolate 160015118507 breed Murrah chromosome 1, NDDB_SH_1, whole genome shotgun sequence genome includes a region encoding these proteins:
- the RAP2B gene encoding ras-related protein Rap-2b, producing the protein MREYKVVVLGSGGVGKSALTVQFVTGSFIEKYDPTIEDFYRKEIEVDSSPSVLEILDTAGTEQFASMRDLYIKNGQGFILVYSLVNQQSFQDIKPMRDQIIRVKRYERVPMILVGNKVDLEGEREVSFGEGKALAEEWSCPFMETSAKNKASVDELFAEIVRQMNYAAQPNGDEGCCSACVIL; encoded by the coding sequence ATGAGAGAGTACAAAGTGGTGGTGCTGGGCTCGGGCGGCGTGGGCAAGTCCGCGCTCACGGTGCAATTCGTGACCGGCTCCTTCATCGAAAAGTATGACCCCACCATCGAGGACTTCTACCGCAAAGAGATTGAGGTGGACTCATCGCCGTCGGTGCTGGAGATCTTGGACACGGCGGGCACGGAGCAGTTCGCATCCATGCGGGACCTGTACATCAAAAATGGCCAGGGCTTCATTCTCGTGTACAGCCTTGTTAACCAGCAGAGCTTCCAGGACATCAAGCCCATGCGGGACCAGATCATCCGCGTGAAGCGGTACGAGCGCGTGCCCATGATTCTGGTGGGCAACAAGGTGGACCTGGAGGGCGAGCGCGAGGTCTCATTCGGCGAGGGCAAGGCCCTGGCGGAGGAGTGGAGCTGCCCCTTCATGGAGACTTCGGCCAAAAACAAAGCCTCGGTGGACGAGCTATTCGCCGAGATCGTGCGGCAGATGAACTACGCGGCGCAGCCCAACGGCGATGAGGGCTGCTGCTCGGCCTGCGTGATCCTCTGA